One window from the genome of Dyella sp. A6 encodes:
- a CDS encoding TPM domain-containing protein, whose protein sequence is MRRLLYLLALMLLAPAWVRAADVPTLHRHVTDLTGTLTPQQIDQLDTKLVDLQKTKGAQLVVLMVGSTGQQDIDSYSLDVAMQNKVGRKGIDDGVLLLVVKNQHQVRIEVGAGLEGAIPDAACARIIREYIAPRFRSGDYFGGITDAVGALTQLIDGEPLPPPVQGKPQQQGPGFQGAFMIGLFVAIFLRGILGRAHALVRAPLGGLIIGLLMWMLASVGIGILGGVLGGVFMLLPGGGGRSIGGGGWGGFGGWGGGGGFGGGGFGGGGGFGGGGGFSGGGGSFNGGGASGGW, encoded by the coding sequence ATGCGCCGACTGCTGTACCTGCTTGCGCTGATGTTGCTCGCGCCGGCATGGGTACGCGCGGCGGACGTGCCCACGCTGCATCGCCATGTCACCGATCTCACCGGCACGCTGACCCCGCAGCAGATCGACCAGCTGGATACCAAGCTGGTCGATCTGCAGAAAACCAAGGGCGCCCAGCTGGTGGTGCTGATGGTGGGCAGCACGGGGCAGCAGGACATCGACAGCTATTCGCTCGATGTCGCCATGCAGAACAAGGTGGGGCGCAAGGGCATCGACGACGGCGTGCTGCTGCTGGTCGTGAAGAACCAGCACCAGGTGCGTATCGAGGTGGGCGCGGGACTGGAAGGCGCGATTCCCGATGCCGCATGCGCGCGCATCATCCGCGAATACATCGCGCCCAGGTTCCGTAGCGGCGATTACTTCGGCGGTATCACGGACGCCGTCGGCGCGCTGACCCAGCTGATCGACGGCGAGCCGCTACCGCCGCCGGTCCAGGGCAAGCCGCAGCAGCAGGGCCCTGGATTCCAGGGCGCGTTCATGATCGGTCTGTTCGTAGCCATCTTCCTGCGCGGCATCCTCGGACGCGCACATGCGCTGGTGCGGGCGCCGTTGGGCGGGCTGATCATCGGCCTGCTGATGTGGATGCTAGCCTCGGTCGGCATCGGCATTCTCGGCGGCGTGCTCGGTGGCGTGTTCATGCTGCTGCCGGGTGGCGGTGGCCGTTCGATCGGCGGAGGCGGCTGGGGTGGCTTTGGCGGCTGGGGCGGTGGTGGCGGTTTCGGTGGAGGCGGATTTGGCGGTGGTGGCGGCTTCGGCGGCGGCGGTGGGTTCTCCGGTGGTGGCGGCAGCTTCAACGGCGGCGGCGCCTCGGGAGGTTGGTGA
- a CDS encoding TPM domain-containing protein, protein MGRLQRLSANLFNDWFQLRRRFPAPVLDDIATAIAEGELTHKGEVRLALESRLGPWPVLHGLDAPTRARHVFVDLRVWDTEHNNGVLIYVLMAERRIEVVADRGIAQRVQPDEWKTMCARMQEHFAQGAWREGALRGIADAHALLQLHFPADGQSRLDELPDRPVLL, encoded by the coding sequence ATGGGACGACTGCAGCGTCTGTCCGCCAACCTGTTCAACGACTGGTTCCAGTTGCGCCGGCGTTTTCCGGCCCCCGTGCTGGACGACATCGCGACGGCGATCGCCGAGGGCGAGCTTACGCACAAGGGCGAGGTCCGCCTTGCGCTGGAATCGCGGCTGGGTCCATGGCCGGTGTTGCATGGTCTTGATGCGCCGACCCGCGCCCGGCACGTTTTCGTCGACCTGCGTGTGTGGGATACCGAGCACAACAACGGTGTGCTGATCTATGTGCTGATGGCCGAGCGCCGGATCGAAGTAGTGGCCGACCGTGGCATCGCGCAACGCGTGCAGCCGGACGAATGGAAGACGATGTGCGCACGCATGCAGGAGCATTTTGCCCAGGGTGCATGGCGCGAGGGCGCATTGCGTGGCATTGCCGATGCGCATGCCCTGTTGCAGCTGCATTTTCCGGCGGATGGCCAGAGCCGGCTCGACGAGTTGCCGGATCGACCGGTGCTGCTCTGA
- a CDS encoding GspH/FimT family protein, giving the protein MNAAPGCRQAGFTLIEQIMVVVLVAVLAGVAFPPLSHFIRRQELKTAQFDYIAALRFARAAAIEKNVRTLFCPSIDGRHCGNYTDWDRGWLLARDRDRDGQPDDTPLRIGQVATHVIILGSSGRKRVYFRPDGMAPGSNLSLLFCAHGNPGQALKVVVANSGRVRGSAATPAEARACAASTPD; this is encoded by the coding sequence GTGAACGCTGCGCCAGGATGCCGGCAAGCTGGATTCACCCTGATCGAACAGATCATGGTGGTCGTGCTGGTGGCCGTGCTGGCCGGCGTCGCATTTCCGCCGTTGAGCCATTTCATCCGCCGGCAGGAGCTGAAGACGGCCCAGTTCGACTACATCGCGGCGCTGCGTTTCGCACGCGCCGCCGCAATCGAAAAAAATGTGCGCACACTGTTCTGCCCCAGTATCGATGGCCGGCATTGCGGCAACTACACCGACTGGGATCGCGGCTGGCTGCTGGCCCGGGACCGTGATCGCGACGGCCAGCCCGACGACACGCCGCTACGCATCGGCCAGGTCGCGACGCATGTGATCATCCTTGGCAGCTCGGGCCGCAAACGCGTGTACTTCCGGCCCGACGGCATGGCCCCCGGCAGCAATCTAAGCCTGCTGTTCTGCGCACACGGCAACCCCGGACAGGCACTGAAGGTGGTGGTCGCCAATTCGGGACGGGTGCGCGGCAGCGCGGCCACGCCAGCCGAAGCACGCGCGTGCGCCGCCTCTACCCCGGATTGA
- the uvrB gene encoding excinuclease ABC subunit UvrB encodes MTERFELAAPYQPSGDQPEAIRRLSEGFEAGLAAQTLLGVTGSGKTFTVANVIQQVQRPTIVMAPNKTLAAQLYGEFKEFFPNNAVEYFVSYYDYYQPEAYVVASDTFIEKDASINDHIEQMRLAATKALLSRRDAIIVATVSAIYGLGDPEDYLSLRLILSIGEHIDQRKLIRQLTELQYTRNEMELHRGTYRVRGEVIDVFPAENETEALRIELFDGEIESLALFDPLTGETVRKVPRYTVYPRTHYASTRESVLNAIDTIKVELAERLEHLYRDNKLVEAQRLDQRTRFDIEMMAEVGYCQGIENYSRHLTRRAPGEPPPTLFDYLPPDALLVVDESHVTVPQLGAMYKGDRSRKETLVEFGFRLPSAMDNRPLRFEEWEARVPRAIYVSATPRDYELQKSGDAVVELVVRPTGLVDPEVEVRPVRTQVDDLLGEANRRIAMGDRVLVTTLTKRMAENLTEYLSEHGVKVRYLHSDIETVERSEIIRDLRLGEFDVLVGINLLREGLDMPEVSLVAILDADKEGFLRSTGSLIQTIGRAARNVRGKAILYADEVTRSMQAAMDETSRRREKQIAWNEANGITPKTVVRRIADIMEGARSDAPARGRGSKGRGTAARAVAEPAGEYDAMDPAKAAAAIKKLEAQMYRHAQNLEFEDAARLRDQIHQLRERALR; translated from the coding sequence ATGACCGAACGTTTCGAACTCGCCGCGCCCTACCAGCCCTCGGGCGATCAGCCCGAGGCCATCCGCCGTCTCAGCGAAGGTTTCGAGGCGGGCCTGGCCGCGCAGACCCTGCTCGGCGTCACCGGCTCGGGCAAGACTTTCACTGTCGCCAACGTGATCCAGCAGGTGCAGCGCCCCACCATCGTGATGGCGCCCAACAAGACGCTGGCGGCCCAGCTCTACGGTGAGTTCAAGGAGTTCTTCCCCAACAACGCGGTGGAGTACTTCGTCAGCTACTACGACTACTACCAGCCCGAGGCGTATGTGGTGGCGTCGGACACCTTCATCGAGAAGGACGCCTCGATCAACGACCACATCGAGCAGATGCGCCTGGCTGCCACCAAGGCGCTGCTCTCGCGCCGCGACGCGATCATCGTGGCGACGGTGTCCGCGATCTACGGCCTGGGCGATCCCGAGGACTACCTCAGCCTGCGCCTGATCCTGTCCATCGGCGAGCATATCGACCAGCGCAAGCTGATCCGTCAGCTCACCGAGCTGCAGTACACCCGCAACGAGATGGAACTGCATCGCGGTACCTATCGGGTGCGCGGCGAAGTGATCGACGTGTTCCCGGCCGAGAACGAGACCGAAGCGTTGCGGATAGAACTGTTTGACGGCGAGATCGAGAGCCTGGCGCTGTTCGATCCGCTGACCGGCGAGACGGTGCGCAAGGTGCCGCGCTACACGGTCTACCCGCGTACCCATTACGCCAGCACGCGCGAGAGCGTGCTGAACGCCATCGACACGATCAAGGTCGAGCTGGCCGAACGGCTGGAGCACCTGTACCGCGACAACAAGCTGGTGGAGGCGCAGCGACTGGACCAGCGCACCCGCTTCGACATCGAGATGATGGCCGAGGTGGGCTACTGCCAGGGCATCGAGAACTACTCGCGCCACCTCACCCGGCGCGCGCCGGGCGAGCCGCCGCCGACCCTGTTCGACTATCTGCCGCCGGACGCGCTGCTGGTTGTCGACGAGTCGCACGTCACCGTGCCGCAGCTGGGGGCCATGTACAAAGGCGACCGCTCGCGCAAGGAAACGCTGGTGGAGTTCGGCTTCCGCCTGCCTTCGGCGATGGACAACCGGCCGCTGCGGTTCGAGGAATGGGAGGCGCGGGTACCGCGCGCGATCTACGTCTCGGCCACGCCGCGCGACTACGAGCTGCAGAAATCCGGCGATGCGGTGGTGGAACTGGTGGTGCGCCCCACCGGACTGGTCGATCCCGAAGTGGAGGTGCGACCGGTGCGCACCCAGGTCGACGACCTGCTGGGCGAGGCCAACCGGCGCATCGCCATGGGCGACCGCGTGCTGGTTACCACGCTGACCAAGCGGATGGCGGAGAACCTCACCGAATACTTGTCCGAGCACGGCGTGAAGGTGCGCTACCTGCATTCGGACATCGAGACGGTGGAGCGCAGCGAGATCATCCGCGACCTGCGGCTGGGCGAATTCGACGTGCTGGTGGGCATCAACCTGCTGCGCGAGGGCCTCGACATGCCCGAGGTGTCGCTGGTGGCGATCCTGGATGCCGACAAGGAGGGGTTCCTGCGGTCCACCGGTTCGTTGATCCAGACGATTGGCCGTGCCGCCCGCAATGTGCGCGGCAAGGCGATCCTGTATGCCGACGAGGTCACCCGCTCGATGCAGGCGGCGATGGACGAAACCAGTCGCCGCCGCGAGAAGCAGATCGCCTGGAACGAAGCCAACGGCATCACGCCCAAGACGGTGGTACGGCGGATTGCCGACATCATGGAAGGCGCGCGCAGCGACGCGCCCGCACGCGGACGGGGCAGCAAGGGACGCGGCACGGCAGCGCGTGCCGTGGCCGAGCCGGCGGGCGAGTACGACGCGATGGACCCGGCCAAGGCCGCGGCCGCCATCAAGAAGCTGGAAGCGCAGATGTACCGGCACGCCCAGAACCTGGAGTTCGAGGATGCGGCCCGGTTGCGCGACCAGATCCACCAGCTGCGCGAACGGGCATTGCGCTGA
- a CDS encoding CopD family protein — protein MMTYLWIKSLHVLFVMAWMAAVFYLPRILVNVVEAGDEPTVRARLLLMGRRLYRFGHIMFGLAFIFGLTLWQGWRLFPSALPNVVAGMHWIDAKLTLVAVLLGYFIWAGRLVKRCDKGGALPSAKALRWLNELPVLLLLGVIYLVLARPF, from the coding sequence GTGATGACCTATCTGTGGATCAAGTCCCTTCACGTGCTGTTCGTGATGGCCTGGATGGCGGCGGTGTTCTATCTGCCCCGCATCCTGGTCAATGTGGTGGAAGCGGGCGACGAGCCGACTGTGCGGGCGCGTCTGCTGCTGATGGGACGGCGGCTCTACCGTTTCGGGCACATCATGTTCGGACTGGCCTTCATCTTCGGCCTGACGCTGTGGCAGGGCTGGCGCCTGTTCCCGTCGGCGCTTCCGAACGTGGTGGCGGGGATGCACTGGATCGACGCCAAGCTGACCCTGGTGGCGGTGCTGCTGGGCTATTTCATCTGGGCGGGGCGCCTGGTCAAGCGTTGCGACAAGGGCGGGGCGCTGCCCTCCGCGAAAGCTCTGCGCTGGCTCAACGAGCTGCCGGTGCTGCTGTTGCTGGGGGTGATCTACCTGGTACTGGCCCGGCCGTTCTGA
- a CDS encoding EAL domain-containing protein — protein MPNHVSTGTGLRSRFYQSMAEALVLLHTNQGCDRQLALSEVVSIFATSMKLPLAWIGRRAPGAETITVLAAAGHAIPHSERLLPGMDLPMRHPDDPASQALRSGGMHVARWNAAAPAPAGQGAWHDGFDCCMTAAAIAHDGGQLVLAACMDDVPDDTLQELGAWLQRLVTELARFWDHQAAMAREQRISRYRDAQRAIQRALLEQPDPESVYHTLAKSLVDVAGAAAVDVFMVEADGTSLRRVALAGPIADDLGRMLPAVPAQGERMPLPLWALRDGRPQVRVRPSQHSGMSPAWQYGLLKGMGASGCWPIPAPDRLPGQNSTPLGVFALITPEEDAFDENMCRVLDELAEVAGLALRQHERRRAQAEEQQRQTYLALHDALTGLPNRRALDMQLERALERAERNRQLVVVGMLDLDDLKPINDRHGHVVGDLLLIEVARRLRGALRPDDYVARLGGDEFVIICEGLYDDAEIKPLLDHLWTALREPMHVEGTVFELTASLGIALYPEHASGGSQQLLRQADQAMYQVKAHKRQRERWWSMPLIAQSQPPEDNAYNGHGLLPYGELAESLLQPWSSLAEPMVPELVDAFIDGLRSHEGIGNLLTALSKRDRVVLAERLTQHVRLLLLPNLEIESHRMHAARAGRFHASAGLEEVWLLEGVELLRDLMAQQLGSLSVIDRRPLDIVLQRLGAERQWQLESVRELQRERVALLARLNALAWSADGYLELIQGVVDMLAEHGEICSCIVARPDKNGQLTYEAVGGEAFAQYLQIVARGEAEPIRVNADSPLGGGPSGRAWRTGQIQRCMHYATDPAMASWRDEALGIGIVSSVAIPLCPMPPNPSAVLTIYSPYAGGLQSEDQQAFVDQLKNLLDLALARLMPPRPGTELLPFIVRERWRGLIATDALQAYYQPVVHLVDGRVSELEALARLVDQDGTVLAPSRFLPALSDDDLVVLFRQMLSAATRQRETLLRSGHRLDVSVNTPAAALVDSRYTETAAAMIAEGHCPVDALLLEILESPMGTDHSAAPRMAGMQALKALGVRLVEDDLGAGYSSLIRLRHWPFDRIKIDQAIVMQAADDPLRTLRFIRQLIRLGHDLDLEVVVEGLETPGLIEAALSLGADMGQGYAFARPMPATELPGWLDAFRWELDPARPTTALGALASALLWEEQLLALPSGPAFWHHHAEGRCATGRYLESALAANPDLQAVHDAHAAMHEAALAGPLDPRYRQQRGRFLQLLIQQVRIEERGFATSRKPGPAAEA, from the coding sequence ATGCCGAATCATGTCTCGACCGGAACTGGGCTGCGGTCCCGCTTCTACCAGAGCATGGCCGAGGCCCTGGTGCTGCTGCACACGAACCAGGGTTGCGACCGCCAGCTCGCCCTGAGCGAGGTGGTGTCGATCTTCGCCACATCGATGAAACTGCCGCTGGCCTGGATCGGCCGGCGCGCACCGGGCGCCGAGACCATCACGGTACTGGCCGCAGCCGGCCACGCGATACCGCACAGCGAACGCCTGCTGCCAGGCATGGACCTGCCGATGAGGCATCCCGACGACCCGGCCAGCCAGGCACTGCGGTCCGGCGGCATGCATGTGGCGCGGTGGAATGCCGCCGCGCCCGCACCTGCGGGTCAGGGCGCATGGCATGACGGCTTCGATTGCTGCATGACGGCTGCCGCTATCGCCCATGATGGCGGCCAACTGGTGCTTGCGGCCTGCATGGACGATGTGCCGGACGATACGTTGCAGGAACTAGGCGCATGGCTGCAGCGACTCGTGACCGAGCTGGCACGGTTCTGGGACCACCAGGCCGCCATGGCGCGCGAACAACGCATCAGCCGTTATCGCGATGCCCAGCGAGCCATCCAACGGGCGCTACTGGAGCAACCCGACCCCGAATCGGTCTATCACACGCTGGCGAAGTCACTGGTGGACGTGGCCGGCGCTGCGGCCGTGGATGTATTCATGGTCGAAGCTGACGGAACGTCGCTTCGCCGGGTCGCACTGGCCGGCCCGATCGCGGACGATCTCGGTCGCATGCTGCCTGCCGTACCGGCCCAGGGCGAACGGATGCCACTGCCCCTGTGGGCGCTACGCGACGGTCGACCGCAGGTACGGGTACGGCCGAGTCAGCACAGCGGAATGTCGCCGGCCTGGCAATACGGGCTGCTGAAAGGCATGGGCGCCTCCGGTTGCTGGCCGATTCCCGCACCGGATCGCCTCCCCGGGCAGAACAGCACCCCGTTGGGCGTGTTCGCCCTGATCACGCCCGAGGAAGATGCGTTCGACGAGAACATGTGCCGTGTGCTGGACGAGCTGGCCGAAGTGGCCGGGCTGGCGCTGCGCCAGCACGAGCGCCGCCGGGCACAAGCCGAAGAACAGCAACGCCAAACCTATCTGGCCCTGCACGACGCACTGACCGGGCTGCCGAACAGACGCGCGCTGGACATGCAGCTGGAGAGGGCACTGGAACGCGCCGAACGCAACCGGCAACTGGTCGTGGTGGGTATGCTCGACCTGGACGACCTGAAGCCGATCAACGACCGCCACGGTCATGTCGTCGGCGACCTTTTGCTGATCGAAGTGGCGCGCCGGCTGCGCGGGGCCCTGCGACCGGACGACTATGTCGCACGCCTCGGCGGCGACGAGTTCGTCATCATCTGCGAAGGCCTGTATGACGATGCCGAAATCAAGCCTTTGCTGGATCATCTGTGGACAGCCCTGCGCGAACCCATGCACGTCGAGGGCACCGTATTCGAACTGACGGCCAGCCTTGGCATTGCTCTGTATCCGGAGCATGCGAGCGGGGGCAGCCAGCAGTTGCTGCGCCAGGCCGACCAGGCGATGTACCAGGTGAAGGCGCACAAGCGACAACGCGAGCGCTGGTGGTCGATGCCACTGATTGCACAGAGCCAGCCGCCGGAAGACAACGCATACAACGGTCACGGCTTACTGCCTTACGGCGAGCTGGCCGAGTCCCTGCTGCAACCATGGTCATCACTTGCCGAGCCCATGGTGCCCGAATTGGTCGATGCGTTCATCGATGGATTGCGTTCGCACGAGGGGATCGGCAACCTGTTGACGGCGCTATCGAAACGCGACCGCGTCGTATTGGCCGAGCGTCTGACCCAGCATGTCCGGCTATTGCTGCTGCCGAACCTGGAGATCGAATCGCATCGCATGCACGCGGCACGCGCAGGTCGTTTCCATGCCTCGGCCGGGCTGGAGGAGGTCTGGCTGCTGGAAGGGGTCGAGCTGCTGCGCGACCTGATGGCACAACAGCTCGGCAGCCTGTCGGTGATCGACCGCCGCCCACTCGACATCGTGCTGCAGCGACTCGGAGCCGAGCGGCAGTGGCAGCTCGAAAGCGTACGTGAGCTGCAGCGTGAGCGTGTGGCGCTGCTGGCGCGTCTGAACGCGCTGGCCTGGTCGGCAGACGGCTATCTGGAACTTATCCAGGGTGTCGTGGACATGCTCGCCGAGCATGGCGAGATATGCTCGTGCATCGTCGCCCGCCCCGACAAGAACGGACAACTTACCTACGAGGCGGTCGGCGGCGAGGCATTCGCCCAGTACCTGCAGATCGTCGCACGGGGCGAAGCAGAACCCATCCGAGTCAACGCTGACAGCCCGCTGGGCGGCGGCCCCAGCGGAAGGGCCTGGCGCACCGGTCAGATTCAGCGTTGCATGCATTACGCCACCGATCCCGCCATGGCCAGCTGGCGCGATGAAGCGCTGGGGATCGGCATCGTTTCCAGCGTAGCCATACCGCTTTGCCCGATGCCGCCCAATCCATCGGCAGTACTCACGATCTACAGCCCATACGCCGGAGGGCTGCAGAGCGAGGACCAGCAGGCCTTCGTCGATCAGTTGAAGAACCTGCTCGACCTGGCCCTTGCGCGCCTGATGCCGCCCAGGCCGGGCACCGAACTGCTGCCGTTCATCGTGCGCGAACGCTGGCGCGGACTGATCGCCACCGATGCCCTGCAGGCCTACTACCAGCCGGTGGTGCATCTGGTCGATGGCCGCGTATCCGAACTGGAAGCGCTGGCGCGGCTGGTGGACCAGGACGGCACCGTGCTGGCACCCTCCCGGTTCCTGCCTGCGCTGAGTGACGACGACCTGGTCGTGCTGTTCCGGCAGATGCTCTCCGCGGCGACCCGCCAACGCGAAACCTTGCTTCGCTCGGGTCATAGGCTTGATGTCTCGGTCAACACGCCAGCCGCAGCGCTGGTGGACAGCCGCTACACCGAGACGGCTGCGGCGATGATTGCCGAAGGACACTGCCCGGTCGATGCATTGCTGCTCGAAATCCTCGAATCGCCCATGGGCACCGACCACAGCGCAGCCCCAAGAATGGCCGGCATGCAGGCACTCAAGGCGCTCGGCGTCCGACTTGTGGAAGACGATCTGGGTGCTGGCTACAGCTCGCTGATACGACTGCGCCACTGGCCGTTCGACCGGATCAAGATCGACCAGGCTATCGTGATGCAGGCGGCGGACGACCCGCTACGCACCCTGCGCTTCATCCGCCAGCTGATCAGGCTAGGCCACGACCTGGATCTCGAAGTGGTGGTCGAAGGCCTGGAAACGCCTGGCCTGATCGAAGCCGCCCTGTCACTGGGAGCCGACATGGGGCAAGGCTATGCCTTTGCACGACCGATGCCGGCAACCGAACTACCAGGCTGGCTCGATGCCTTTCGCTGGGAACTGGACCCGGCACGCCCAACCACGGCGCTGGGTGCCTTGGCCAGTGCATTGCTATGGGAAGAACAACTGCTCGCCCTGCCGTCCGGACCCGCGTTCTGGCACCACCATGCCGAGGGCCGCTGTGCAACCGGCCGCTACCTGGAGAGCGCGCTGGCCGCGAACCCTGACCTGCAGGCCGTCCACGACGCGCACGCCGCCATGCACGAAGCCGCCCTGGCCGGCCCGCTGGACCCACGCTACCGCCAGCAACGCGGACGCTTCCTGCAGTTGCTGATCCAGCAGGTGCGGATCGAAGAACGGGGGTTCGCGACGTCCCGGAAACCAGGCCCGGCAGCCGAAGCGTAA
- a CDS encoding GFA family protein gives MAMLNCHCSDCQLSSGAPFASGFIVAVAATQVTGVPSSYTVTAASGGKTTRSFCGTCGTPLFAHGETFPVMSIRFPTLDDPTSFKPMLDIWTSRAQPWTCLSPAIPQHERSPSGGA, from the coding sequence ATGGCGATGCTCAATTGCCACTGCAGCGACTGCCAGTTATCGAGCGGTGCACCCTTTGCGTCCGGCTTTATCGTCGCCGTGGCCGCTACCCAGGTAACTGGTGTGCCGAGCAGCTACACGGTTACTGCGGCAAGCGGCGGTAAAACCACCCGTTCGTTTTGCGGTACGTGCGGAACACCACTGTTTGCGCACGGCGAGACTTTTCCGGTCATGTCCATCCGGTTTCCGACCCTGGACGATCCGACAAGCTTCAAGCCCATGCTGGATATCTGGACCTCGCGCGCGCAGCCCTGGACATGTCTGAGCCCGGCTATTCCGCAGCACGAGAGGTCACCGTCGGGTGGCGCCTGA
- a CDS encoding oxidative damage protection protein, whose protein sequence is MSRTIHCAKLGIDAEGLDFAPWPGPLGQRIYAEISKPAWQQWLAHQTMLINENRLNPLDPKARQFLAGEMEKYLFGGDVAAVPGYVPPDSES, encoded by the coding sequence ATGAGCCGCACCATCCATTGCGCCAAACTCGGCATCGACGCCGAAGGCCTCGACTTCGCGCCCTGGCCCGGCCCGCTGGGCCAGCGCATCTACGCCGAAATCTCCAAGCCGGCATGGCAGCAGTGGCTGGCGCACCAGACCATGCTGATCAACGAGAACCGACTCAACCCGCTCGACCCCAAGGCACGCCAGTTCCTGGCCGGCGAGATGGAGAAGTACCTGTTCGGCGGCGACGTCGCCGCGGTGCCCGGTTACGTGCCGCCCGACAGCGAGTCTTGA
- the mutY gene encoding A/G-specific adenine glycosylase, with the protein MSDIAPALLAWFDHHGRHDLPWQQTRADGSRDAYRVWLSEIMLQQTQVATVIPYFERFVSALPSLPDLAAADEDTVLALWSGLGYYRRARFLHRAAQQCVQQHGSELPREFDALAALPGIGRSTAGAILAQAHGLRFAILDGNVKRVLTRYHGIHGHPGQGAVEKQLWTHAEAHTPAQRSADYTQAIMDLGATVCVRANPRCDSCPLTTDCVARLEGLTATLPSPKPRKALPERSTIMLVMRDAHGRILLERRGPQGVWSGLWSLPEATDTDDAWRLAQQHARIDDARPLPAFLHVFSHYRLHVEPLLFDDAAGHAGIADNERLRWCDARERAALGLPAPVRTLLQTL; encoded by the coding sequence GTGAGCGACATCGCCCCCGCCCTGCTGGCCTGGTTCGACCACCATGGCCGCCATGACCTGCCCTGGCAACAGACCCGTGCCGACGGTTCGCGCGACGCTTATCGGGTGTGGCTCTCCGAGATCATGCTGCAGCAGACCCAGGTCGCCACGGTCATCCCCTATTTCGAGCGTTTCGTCAGCGCCCTGCCCAGCCTGCCCGACCTTGCCGCCGCCGACGAGGACACCGTGCTGGCCCTGTGGTCGGGCCTGGGCTACTACCGCCGAGCGCGCTTCCTGCATCGGGCCGCGCAACAGTGCGTGCAGCAGCATGGCAGCGAACTGCCGCGCGAGTTTGATGCGCTGGCAGCACTGCCCGGCATCGGCCGCTCCACCGCTGGCGCCATCCTGGCCCAGGCCCACGGCCTGCGTTTTGCCATCCTCGACGGCAACGTGAAGCGTGTGCTCACGCGCTACCACGGCATTCACGGACACCCGGGCCAGGGCGCGGTGGAAAAGCAGTTGTGGACGCATGCCGAAGCACATACCCCGGCGCAGCGCAGCGCCGACTATACGCAGGCGATCATGGACCTGGGCGCCACCGTCTGCGTGCGCGCGAATCCGCGCTGCGATTCCTGCCCGCTGACCACGGACTGTGTTGCCCGGCTCGAAGGCCTCACCGCCACCCTGCCCAGCCCCAAGCCGCGCAAGGCACTGCCCGAGCGCAGCACCATCATGCTGGTGATGCGCGACGCGCACGGCCGGATACTGCTGGAACGTCGCGGGCCGCAAGGCGTGTGGTCGGGACTGTGGAGCCTGCCCGAGGCTACCGACACCGACGACGCCTGGCGACTGGCCCAGCAGCATGCGCGGATCGATGACGCCCGGCCACTGCCCGCCTTCCTGCATGTGTTCAGCCACTACCGGCTGCACGTGGAGCCGCTGCTGTTCGACGACGCGGCAGGCCATGCCGGTATCGCCGATAATGAGCGGCTACGCTGGTGCGATGCCCGCGAACGCGCTGCACTCGGCCTGCCCGCACCCGTGCGCACCCTGCTGCAAACCCTTTGA